Proteins from a single region of Thermodesulfobium sp. 4217-1:
- a CDS encoding pyridoxamine 5'-phosphate oxidase family protein: MELKQYFEDLKGVGVLATADDKGVVDVALYAKPFIIDEKTVALIMLKKLNYLNLQANPYAAYIFVDEKYQGKRLYLKKIKEENDQDKINPLLKHKYNDEETLKKDKALVYFELVKELPIIMK; encoded by the coding sequence ATGGAATTGAAGCAATATTTTGAAGACTTGAAAGGCGTAGGCGTTTTGGCTACTGCTGATGATAAGGGTGTAGTAGATGTTGCTCTTTATGCAAAGCCCTTTATTATTGATGAAAAAACTGTTGCTCTTATAATGCTAAAAAAATTGAACTATTTGAATCTCCAAGCAAATCCTTATGCAGCATATATTTTTGTTGATGAGAAGTATCAAGGCAAAAGGTTATACCTTAAAAAGATAAAAGAGGAAAATGATCAGGATAAAATTAACCCTCTTTTGAAGCACAAATACAACGATGAAGAGACTTTGAAAAAAGATAAGGCATTGGTTTATTTTGAATTAGTAAAGGAATTACCGATTATAATGAAATAG
- a CDS encoding PocR ligand-binding domain-containing protein → MELTDIIPMSELTKIVEEIYDKFGFTGVFYKPDNFILVRSKEMGNNLCPFIKDNPNSLMICSVAQQILGKDSFDSKEIIIDECDAEMVKFVIPIFVGEEFLGTVGGCGRLADDKDSVETFYISKLTGKDEGEIKELAKSITKVSKDEMKEIISYIQGRVNPYINKYIETAKSMKKN, encoded by the coding sequence ATGGAACTTACAGACATTATTCCTATGTCAGAGTTAACAAAAATTGTCGAAGAAATTTATGACAAATTTGGATTTACTGGTGTATTTTATAAGCCTGATAACTTTATTTTAGTTAGATCAAAAGAAATGGGAAACAATTTGTGCCCATTTATTAAGGACAACCCTAATTCATTGATGATCTGCTCAGTCGCACAACAGATACTTGGAAAAGATTCATTTGATTCAAAAGAAATCATAATAGATGAATGTGATGCAGAAATGGTAAAATTTGTTATCCCTATATTTGTCGGCGAAGAGTTTTTAGGGACCGTAGGCGGTTGTGGACGTTTAGCTGACGATAAAGATTCAGTAGAAACATTCTATATTTCAAAGCTAACAGGAAAAGATGAAGGCGAAATAAAAGAGTTAGCAAAATCCATAACAAAAGTGTCCAAAGATGAAATGAAGGAGATAATATCATATATTCAAGGTAGGGTAAATCCATATATCAATAAATATATTGAAACAGCAAAGAGTATGAAAAAAAACTAA